A region of the Corynebacterium endometrii genome:
GAGCGTGAGGGACACGGATTCCGAGGCAATCTCGGAGTAATTAGGGATGCCGCCAAACCTGCCGGCGCGGACCAAAATGGAACCCACTCCGCGGACGCCGCGCGGCGGATAGTGCATGGATGCCACGGCCTGTTCGGCCTCTTCGGCGCTGTCAATCATGGGAATCATGAGGTTTTGCGCGCCAAGGTCCAGGTAGCGCTTGATGAGGGAGACGTCATTTTTAGGCAAGCGGACTACCGGTGTGGCCGGATAGGCATCCGTAATGCGGACAAGCTCAAGAATGGTTTCGAGGGAATAGGCAGTGTGCTCGGCGTCAATGAGCAGCCAGTCGTAACCAGCGGACGCCGCGATCTCACACGCCACGGGTGACCCGGAATTAATCCAGAAACCGTATTGCGGGCGGTCTGCCTTGCGCAGGCGCTGGGCGAATGTTTCGGGGAGCTGCAGCGGTGCAGGCATGGGGGCGGCCTTTCGTGTCAGTCGGGACTGAAAAGACTTAGTATCAACACTTTCGATTCTATGATGTAAATCTGCGGAGGAGGAGTGAGAATGATGTCACCTCCATAACCTTTTCTGCACTGCAAAGCGTGGTGCCGTTTATGGAGGTTTCGCTTCCGCTCCCGCACTTAACCCTCAGTCAATTATTGGTATGGTTTCGTGATTAAAGCGGATGGTCCCGAAATTGTCACGCTTACGCTAGTGGGTGAGATAACCGTAGAGTCCGCAGATACACACTGCCCAAATAGGGTCACGAGCGGCACGCGGAGTTGCCTCCTAGTAATTTGCGATTCGCTGAATGCCTCGCAACGGTCCAGCGATTGGCCCAATGGGGAGGACTTGCGTGAATTCTCCTTGACTGAACCTGCGGTTAGTGCGCGTGTATTTCAATTACAATTTTCTCAGGGGGCGCCTGGGCACTTAACAGTGTTCGCTAGCGAGCGGGACCAACCGTTTCGATTTGATTGGTTCAGACGATATCCAACCGATTGCGTCAGGCCGCGCAGAATCGTACGAATCGGCTTTCATTCTGAATCCGCACCCTGCCGTGATCTACACAGTGGCAGAATACGGGGCCAGTGAGATTGTTGTGACTAGGCCGATGCTTACACCACTATTTGCAGTGAGGCAGAAGAGGAAATTCGACCGTTGGAGGAGTCGCAGGATTCAACTAACCCTAAGGGCGAATCTAGGAACGCGGAGAGTGACGAGTCTCAACCTGTTCCGACGTCAGAACCTCGGGCTCACCTGATCTCCGGTAACGAAAAGTAACGCCCCCGCGCAACAGTCGCATCAACAGGCCTTTCCACAGCCCCGTAGCTTAGCGGTTACAGGATTCAGCACCGGTTTTCTCGCCACTGCTGGAATGGCCCTGCTAGGCGTGATTGCTGGTGGTGTCTACTATGCATGGCGTCGCAAGTCGGCTGGAATCAGTGTTGGTTAGTCGGTAATGCTCACTACGGTGCACAGTCGTTGTTGTGCACTAGTTACGCCCGAAACAGCCACTGACCACATGATGGTCCAGGTGCAATGCTTCGGGCGTGGTCGTTTAATCTGTTGGTTGTTTCATCTGTGGGAGCCTT
Encoded here:
- a CDS encoding HpcH/HpaI aldolase family protein, encoding MPAPLQLPETFAQRLRKADRPQYGFWINSGSPVACEIAASAGYDWLLIDAEHTAYSLETILELVRITDAYPATPVVRLPKNDVSLIKRYLDLGAQNLMIPMIDSAEEAEQAVASMHYPPRGVRGVGSILVRAGRFGGIPNYSEIASESVSLTLQIESAAGLENLEEICKVDGIDAIFVGPADLAASMGYMDQPRHPEVAAAVKHIFDVARANDIIVGANSFAKDQAEDYIAAGAAFVAMGADVQLLANSIRGLAAEIYGENPITTPQSY